A portion of the Pseudoxanthomonas sp. JBR18 genome contains these proteins:
- a CDS encoding efflux RND transporter periplasmic adaptor subunit, whose translation MNPTFRFPMLLLLLAALLAGGCSQTPPAAPEAHADQDHDPAHDAQAEEAHAEATVIPAAIAHEAGIRVAPAGPGTIADTHEVQGLLTPVDGHIAEATARFPGPVRSLRVSVGDSVRAGQILATVESNLSLTSYPVSAPIAGVISARHVQLGSAVGEGAALFEIADLSTLWVDLHIFGSDTQHITAGVPVTVTRMSDGVSADTTLARILPGTATASQSTVARATLRNTDGRWRPGAAVTARIVVASTPAALVVPLTALQTMEGRDVVFVRESDERYLARPVRLGQRDGRKVAVLSGLTAGEQVVVEQSYVVKADLGKAGAGHAH comes from the coding sequence ATGAATCCCACCTTCCGTTTCCCGATGCTGCTCCTGCTGCTGGCCGCGCTGCTGGCGGGCGGATGCAGCCAGACCCCACCGGCCGCGCCCGAGGCACATGCCGATCAAGACCACGACCCAGCCCACGACGCGCAGGCCGAGGAGGCACATGCCGAGGCAACCGTGATTCCTGCGGCCATTGCGCATGAGGCCGGCATCCGGGTCGCGCCCGCAGGGCCTGGCACCATCGCCGATACGCACGAAGTGCAGGGCCTCCTGACCCCGGTCGATGGCCACATCGCCGAGGCGACGGCGCGTTTTCCCGGTCCGGTCCGCAGCCTGCGGGTCAGCGTCGGCGACAGCGTGCGCGCCGGCCAGATCCTGGCCACGGTCGAGAGCAATCTCAGCCTGACCTCCTACCCGGTGAGCGCGCCGATCGCCGGGGTGATCAGTGCGCGCCATGTGCAGCTGGGGAGCGCAGTTGGTGAAGGCGCGGCGCTGTTCGAGATCGCCGACCTGTCCACGCTGTGGGTGGATCTGCACATCTTCGGCAGCGACACCCAGCACATCACCGCCGGGGTGCCGGTCACCGTGACCCGCATGAGCGATGGCGTCAGTGCCGACACCACGCTGGCGCGCATCCTGCCCGGGACCGCGACCGCCAGCCAGAGCACGGTGGCCCGCGCCACGCTGCGCAACACCGACGGGCGCTGGCGACCCGGCGCGGCGGTCACCGCGCGCATCGTGGTGGCCTCCACGCCCGCCGCGCTGGTCGTGCCATTGACCGCGTTGCAGACCATGGAGGGGCGGGACGTCGTGTTCGTGCGCGAAAGCGACGAGCGCTACCTCGCGCGCCCGGTTCGGCTCGGGCAGCGCGACGGACGCAAGGTCGCGGTGCTGAGCGGTCTGACCGCAGGCGAGCAGGTCGTGGTCGAACAGAGCTATGTGGTCAAGGCCGACCTCGGCAAGGCGGGGGCCGGTCATGCGCATTGA